The genomic DNA AATGCACTCAAGTTTCCATCCAAAATTGGATGGAAAGTCAACGTGGCACCCCAACTTAGCACACATGTAATACTAGTCAAAGCCAaacaatttaataaaataaaaataaaatgaaaaatttgaaaaagaaacctCACGTTAGTGTTTGGATAATTAGAGACGCATTGCGGCCACCCACCCCTCGATTTGAAAAATCTCGGTCGAGTAGGATTCCTCAAATCATGAATGATCTCTCAAATCATGAATAATCTCGATCGGGGGTTGAGGGCCGACAAGGTGCCATGCACCCTCTAATCGAGATCGCCGGCAAAGTCTGGGATGCCACCCCACGAGGATCTCTCAAATTGATGTTAGGGGCCATCGACTACTAACCTTCCGACCTAGGTCACTGGATCTGAGCTCGTTGGTGATCTATGTCGAAGGCCTGGCCAGCAGGGAAGTCCCCACCCACTTCTCCCTACATggttttttattcttattttatttaattatttggaTCCAACCAGAATTACATGTGCGCAAGATCAGGGTGCCTTGTAACTTTCTGTCCAATTTTTCAATGGAAAGTTGACAATATGCAATGCagtgaaaaattcaaaattttagtgCGTTTGGTGAAGAGGAATCAAATTGTGCttcttcattaaaaataaataaatttttaaaaaagttcaaaactatgctataatatttattttcctttatattattttatttttcggttTGGGTCCCAAAAGAATTTCACATCTATCCAATTTTAATGGAAAGTTGACGGTGTATCATGtggtgaaaaaatttaaaaaatttttattgtGGTGAAAAGGAATCGTACATTGCTACCTCTTGAAAAAGGTCAAAACACCATGTTATACggtataatttttcttttttgaatgaaTGGAATGCGACACAAAAAATACTTGAATTTTGCTCAAAGTTTCCAAATCTAGCATTGTAACATATGTTAACTGCAACATAGAACCACGTTTGCCACGGAGATTACGTCATGAAAATTGAGGAATCAATTACGGATGGTAGATGTGGTGCTTAATGGAAAGTTCATTATTTTTTgtgcaaaaaaattgaacagcttgataaatttgaaattttgggcAAAGTTCGTGAATTTTTGGGTATTTACCCTtctaaaaatataagaaaattatataatcGAATTAACCGGTATTTAACAAAAGCGTGACAACAAATGTAACCAATGAATTGAGCCCCATACCGATCCAAAGCATGAGTGACGCAGAGTGGGATAAGGCAACATGCTATTTTCATTATTCCTCCCCGATTAGAACGGGAATTtctaattaaatgatgatcTATGCTATATACCCAAATCTAATGATCTATGCCTTATACCCAAATCAATTACCTCACAGATGCACGCACATATATAACtggatatttttcttttcgattacaagggaGATCCATGAGTGTAGTAAAATAATAACTAGACTTAATTTGTgaagaaatttcaaaaattagtgCGGTGATTCTCGGGTTGAATTCTTATGATCAGGGGCGAAGCCAGTGTGTTAGcagggggggcaattgccccccctgaacttttattgtttttcaattttaccccaaaagtatgaatttttctatgtaaaatttgtattttgcccccctgaactttaaatttttgaaattttacccAAAGAGTATCAATTTGCCCCCCTGAATAAAAATTCTGGCTTCGCCCCTGCTTATGATCTACGAAGGAAGAAACCTTCTGCTGTATATCCTCTTGCTAATCATCGAGTTCTCTTGTTGTGATGTTATGTTACCAGCAAGGAAATTCTTGTACCACACAGCAGACAGCTTCTTCGTTCTCTCCAAGGTCTTGAAGTCGACGTAGTAAAGCCCCATGCGTATGGTGTAACCGTCTGTCCATTCGAAGTTGTCCATCAGAGACCATATGAAGTAACCTCTCACATCGGCTCCCTTCCTGTATGTCATGCAACGAAACAAAGGAGATGTTACTAAATATTCGGATTTTTTGCCTACAATATTCTGACATTCTCAATTATGGTCAGCGAAGTAGATCTGGTCTGATTGACTAGTAACAACGCCCAACATGGAGTTGGCAAAAACCTTTCAAACCGGACTCACGGCCCGACTACTATGGCAAACAAGATGCCAAATTGCTGCGAAATTTAGCCACTTGATTAACAAGGAATTTTTAGATGgaaagtaattaattacttgGTGAAAAATTTCAGAATATAGATCAGAAGATTACCTCATTGCACCATGAAGAGCAGACAGATAGCTCTCAAAAAATTCTGCTCTTTTTATGTCATTAAGCTCCTCACTCAAAGAAAGATTCGACGACTGCCCGTAGCCTATGCCATAATTAAACATATCAAGATCATAACATATAATTTACCAGAGAAAGTTTGAGTTAAGACTGAAGTCGATAGAAATGAAATTTCTCCAAAGACTACGTAGATAGCATATATATGATTTCATTTATTCTTACTAATAAATAGCAGATATAATTGCACAGTTGCGAGAGTCCAATGCGTACCGTTTTCGGTGAGAAACATGGGTGTATTGTTGTATCGTTCTTTGATGTACATTACAGCCTTCTCCAGTGCGCTCGGCACAACGTAGAAGTATGATATTCCTGTCTGCGTTCAATCAACAAAGACGTACATATGATGTTCATGAACGAAGTTCCTTGTGcaacaaaataatatttattattcttcATGTCATGAGATAGTCAACTAATTATTGAcattatatatgatataaatcAATATATCTAATTAATTACCTTGGCCCCAATATAAACTCCATCTCTTTCGGCGGTGACATACACCATGGACTCCCCTAAATTGAAAGCAGAAGGACAGGCAGAGAACATACAGTCCTTCGCATATGCTGCCGTGTATTGGTTTATTCCAATAAAATCCAATTTATAGGCGAGCTTCCTCCTTTCCTCTTCTGAAAATATTGGTAACCTCGAACCAATTATCTGGTGCATTTCAGGCGGATATTCACCAAACATAATTGGATCAAGAAACCTGCAGGTTGATCacaaatgcatgaattttggaaaagttaattaattGTCGAGCATTGTCCGATCAAGAAAACTATCTGCTGAGGGCAATCGATCTGACCATGCAATTTGGAATGCGTTGGCACGTTCAGCTGCTAGCTTGTCTGCTGGAGTGTCACTAAATGGTTCATACCATGGAGCCGATACCACCAATCCTATCATTCCTCCTTGCTTCTCCTAAATTATCATGAAATAAATTTCGAAAacaaatccataaatttttaGATGATCAAATTCTGCTCTGCCTAGCTCAGCAACGTAAAATTTGCACATTTTGGTAGGTCATGGATACTTTCGTAATCGGACCAAGTACAACTTTTCAACTTTCAATTTCTTGAATCAAGATGACCTTCATATTGATGTAGATGACAGTAGAGGTCATGACTGTATTGAATTAATAAATAGCATAATGGATATATTAAGCTTAGCGAAGCCTGCAAGTATATGTACCTGATACTTGGTCCGGTAGATTTCAGTGGCAGTGGCATGGGATAGGAGCACGTTATGTGTGGCGATGTATGGCTCGATGAATGAATCCCCGAAAGTGCAATTGCCAACTGGGTAAGAGCAATGGCTAGGCGGGTATGTTCCCTCAAAATATGAGTAGTATACGACCATGTTAGGCTCATTGATTGTGGTCCAATACTTTACTCTGTCACCAAATGCTTCAAAGCAGACATCCGCGAAATGCCCAAAATCAAGCCTacataaaatgaaattaaaaattgtagCCAATAACACATTAAGTCAAAGTCGGTTGATGGTTGAAAATGATCATTCTAAATACCAAATTTGGAAATCTAACAGATCAATGCATATGattcatatatatcatattgtGAATGTAAAAGACAATAGTATTAAGAATAGTATTAAGAAACTTACTGAATTTCAGAACTCAACCAAGAGCCATATCGATCTTCAAGTTCTTGAGGAATGTCGTAATGGTTCAAAGTCACAAATGGTTGAATGCCTGTTTAAGTACGTCacattagaattataattatacTTCTCGCGAAGGTGCGCTGTGAGTCACATTTGTACAAATGATACGCAGAGGTTCATGAATATACTTAAATAACTTAATTTAAGAACCATCTGGGGCCTTATTCTACGATTTCCGGCTTCCAGTATAGCATGGCTTGTTTAGGATATGAAAAACACCGGTGagattgttatatatatatatatatatatatatatatataggtatacGGGAATGAGTATTTATGGCGCAAGATCGTACCTCTTATCAAGAGAGCATCGATGAGGTTGTTATAGAATTCAATACCGTCCGGATTGACTTCCCCAAATCTACCCCCTGCCAGTCAACACCGATTCCAATCATCATATAGCTGAAGAAAAATTGTAGATGGGATAGCTTTGTGCGTACCCTAGCCATCCTGACTGCTGAATTAGGTCTTACAGGTTCAAGAACTTGGAATAATATCATTATAGGAAACGAATTCGGAAAATTGAAATACGATAAAACGAGCATTTCTGAACGTACTTGGGAGGACTCTAGACCAGGAAATGGAGAATCTGTATGCATTTACTCCTAAATCATGCATTAGCTTCACATCCTCCTGCCATTTTCCAAAACGTGAATACAGTTAACTTCAAgcaaacatatataaatatgcataaattgaaaaagatgAAGTCATGtacttttctctttgtccATTTTAATTCTTTGTCAACCACTTAGTTGTGCATTTTACGATGGTTCAATTTTGAATTTGCTTTTTCGGGGTCATAGGGGTGccagaaaagaaataaaaagacacGGAAAGTTTCATTGGTAAAAATTAAATCGGGAACTTTTGAGTTCTACTTCTAGATAAGACAAGCCTTCATTTACTCGTTTGTTAGATGGATAATTTTTCTACAgatttttttgtctttaggGATTGTATATTTAACCTATACTtggaatttaatattttacaaataaaatgtTCCAGATTGAGGGTAAAAATACctacataaattaattcaagtaaagTTCCCTTTCTAATTtcgttttttaaaattaaatataatctaAATTAGATATAGaagtaaatattatttagatattgACCTTTCTAACCCTTTTATTGCATAGATATTGATTTTTCTAGCCCtatatcaataaatatttacatttCTAATCTTATTTATTACATGAggtacaactttatatatatactagttttTTTTCCTGTGCAGTGCACGTTATTGTTCAGATTGGTtagttttaaataaatttttaaaaattttaacataacaattgaaattttcattaagttatatatattcttaaattgaaACCATTCGAATATTAGTgtatacaataataaattaaggataattgaaaataaattataatactaAAGATGGATGAAGAATATgatattatttagaaaaaatattacattttcataactatcaaatttgaaaaaaactGTAATAGATTACTTCTATGCGTTTTTTacattttgtaaaaaaaaatgcaaatcatctgttatCATAAATTCTTCTagcaaattctttttttataagttttaaatagatttatattttactttttctaaagttttaaatatttaaacatgCTAATTGtatatcatatttttcttttctttggtaATTATGTTGGAAAGtattttatagatatgttatttttgtgtttttttctgaataaattttcagattacattttttaaaatcaagaaTGTGCATgtataacaaaattattaagtatttaatgatttatatgcatttactaaattaatcctaattgtatatatatttataattttacttaGATATTTACCTCTATaactttatattaaatataaaattaccATTCTAactctatttattatttattatggaGAGACAActttatgtgtatatattatatatatagatagattgtATGTTATTACGCCACATTTCCCTTGTCAATGTGTT from Punica granatum isolate Tunisia-2019 chromosome 2, ASM765513v2, whole genome shotgun sequence includes the following:
- the LOC116198179 gene encoding beta-glucosidase 18-like isoform X2, whose protein sequence is MHDLGVNAYRFSISWSRVLPRGRFGEVNPDGIEFYNNLIDALLIRGIQPFVTLNHYDIPQELEDRYGSWLSSEIQLDFGHFADVCFEAFGDRVKYWTTINEPNMVVYYSYFEGTYPPSHCSYPVGNCTFGDSFIEPYIATHNVLLSHATATEIYRTKYQEKQGGMIGLVVSAPWYEPFSDTPADKLAAERANAFQIAWFLDPIMFGEYPPEMHQIIGSRLPIFSEEERRKLAYKLDFIGINQYTAAYAKDCMFSACPSAFNLGESMVYVTAERDGVYIGAKTGISYFYVVPSALEKAVMYIKERYNNTPMFLTENGYGQSSNLSLSEELNDIKRAEFFESYLSALHGAMRKGADVRGYFIWSLMDNFEWTDGYTIRMGLYYVDFKTLERTKKLSAVWYKNFLAGNITSQQENSMISKRIYSRRFLPS
- the LOC116198179 gene encoding beta-glucosidase 18-like isoform X1, which encodes MKGANAVRLEIMKRERSCFLFCFWFLLCWGASHCSSIERSQFPASFLFGTATSAYQIEGAYLAGNKSLSIWDIYTHIPGKIEDGSNGDVADDHYHRYREDVKLMHDLGVNAYRFSISWSRVLPRGRFGEVNPDGIEFYNNLIDALLIRGIQPFVTLNHYDIPQELEDRYGSWLSSEIQLDFGHFADVCFEAFGDRVKYWTTINEPNMVVYYSYFEGTYPPSHCSYPVGNCTFGDSFIEPYIATHNVLLSHATATEIYRTKYQEKQGGMIGLVVSAPWYEPFSDTPADKLAAERANAFQIAWFLDPIMFGEYPPEMHQIIGSRLPIFSEEERRKLAYKLDFIGINQYTAAYAKDCMFSACPSAFNLGESMVYVTAERDGVYIGAKTGISYFYVVPSALEKAVMYIKERYNNTPMFLTENGYGQSSNLSLSEELNDIKRAEFFESYLSALHGAMRKGADVRGYFIWSLMDNFEWTDGYTIRMGLYYVDFKTLERTKKLSAVWYKNFLAGNITSQQENSMISKRIYSRRFLPS